Proteins found in one Elgaria multicarinata webbii isolate HBS135686 ecotype San Diego chromosome 12, rElgMul1.1.pri, whole genome shotgun sequence genomic segment:
- the LOC134407585 gene encoding gastrokine-1-like codes for MENVNQVNQGNVGGRSHQSVNIDNKRKVVNIDNNNGWNSWNTIWDYQTGFMATRIMSKKSCVVVKMNKAVIPDITTLPQAIREKQQDPTKGPARKDIAYTVSPKRITNLSPYGKNIEALCKGIPSYAAYEVKRPSFPFYGGDCIEANILWIVGISLCGEAYGY; via the exons ATGGAG AATGTCAACCAGGTTAACCAGGGAAACGTTGGAGGAAGATCCCACCAGTCTGTGAACATTGACAATAAAAGGAAGGTGGTGAACATTGACAATAATAATGGCTGGAACTCCTGGAACACCATTTGGGATTACCAAACT GGCTTCATGGCAACCCGGATAATGTCCAAAAAATCCTGTGTTGTTGTCAAAATGAATAAAGCTGTCATACCCGATATTACCACTCTTCCACAAGCCATTAGagagaagcag CAAGATCCTACTAAAGGACCTGCCCGCAAAGACATTGCTTACACAGTTTCCCCCAAGAGGATTACTAACTTGAGTCCATATGGGAAGAATATTGAAGCCTTGTGCAAAGGGATTCCATCCTATGCTGCTTATGAAGTTAAAA gaCCAAGCTTTCCTTTCTACGGTGGAGACTGTATTGAAGCTAATATCTTATGGATCGTGGGCATCAGCCTTTGTGGAGAAGCATATGGTTATTAA
- the GKN2 gene encoding gastrokine-2 produces MTCLEFVTADKYPQGASIIVVVGFFWSPVFANVQVYSIPSSNGDYVQQTVSIDNENKIAIIHVYGGLCSSDTIFDYKHGYIASRLFSRRACFVMKMERGYIPELEEIGRLAYEKQMMNQMLSPKNMWVKYEPSNSFFGEMREWLVFGSSIEHLCRDVPVYKVERTERGIHAGGCAKAGLLGILGISICGDINL; encoded by the exons ATGACGTGTTTGGAGTTTGTCACAGCAGACAAATATCCTCAGGGG GCTTCAATAATCGTGGTTGTGGGATTCTTCTGGAGTCCAGTTTTTGCCAATGTCCAG GTTTACAGCATCCCAAGCAGCAACGGCGATTATGTCCAGCAAACAGTGAGCATCGATAATGAGAATAAAATCGCCATCATCCATGTGTACGGAGGGCTCTGCTCTTCCGATACAATTTTTGACTACAAACAT GGATACATTGCCTCCCGGCTGTTCTCCCGACGAGCCTGCTTTGTTATGAAGATGGAAAGAGGGTACATTCCAGAGCTGGAAGAAATTGGACGTTTAGCTTATGAGAAACAG ATGATGAACCAGATGTTGTCCCCCAAAAACATGTGGGTGAAATATGAACCCAGTAACTCTTTCTTCGGAGAAATGAGGGAGTGGCTTGTTTTTGGGAGTTCTATTGAGCACCTCTGCAGGGACGTGCCTGTTTACAAAGTGGAAAGGACTGAGC GTGGAATTCATGCCGGTGGCTGTGCCAAGGCAGGCCTCCTAGGCATTTTGGGCATTAGCATTTGTGGAGATATTAACCTGTAG